One genomic window of Solanum dulcamara chromosome 10, daSolDulc1.2, whole genome shotgun sequence includes the following:
- the LOC129871070 gene encoding GATA transcription factor 8-like, which translates to MGSDFVDEIDCSSFFDHMEDLIEFSPENECGGLDAVDGKDFPSIWNDPLPDSDPLFSGSYSNSASDFSAELSVPYEDIVQLEWLSTFVEDSFSCGGLTLGKEHCPVKKEPSDNSKFLTSSPVSVLESSSSSSSSSSSSSSGLGKTLPPLSPCHRGPQRARSKRPRPSTFNPRPVNQLMFPTSVIPQQFVAPGVNSSASENFAESPMNKKKRIKFSIPLAPTEMNQDNYQSAPQAVRKCLHCEITKTPQWRAGPMGPKTLCNACGVRYKKGRLYPEYRPAASPTFVPSLHSNSHKKVLEMRSNVFPEEDTHYKQAKPRRSRPLIIVQAENNTTASTTPTAQSDLNPE; encoded by the exons ATGGGTTCGGATTTCGTGGATGAGATAGATTGTAGTAGCTTCTTTGACCATATGgaagatttgattgagttttccccAGAGAATGAGTGTGGTGGACTTGACGCCGTTGATGGTAAGGATTTTCCAAGCATTTGGAATGATCCATTGCCTGATTCCGACCCACTTTTCTCCGGGAGTTACAGCAATTCAGCTTCAGATTTCTCGGCGGAGCTCTCAGTTCCG TACGAGGATATCGTTCAACTCGAGTGGCTTTCAACATTCGTGGAGGATTCCTTCTCTTGTGGGGGTTTGACACTGGGGAAAGAACATTGTCCTGTCAAAAAGGAGCCATCTGATAATAGCAAATTCCTGACCTCAAGTCCTGTTTCTGTGCTTGAGAGTagtagcagcagcagtagcagcTCATCCTCATCAAGTTCGGGACTGGGGAAAACGCTTCCTCCTCTTAGTCCATGCCACCGTGGTCCACAACGTGCTAGGAGCAAACGTCCTCGCCCTTCAACTTTTAATCCCCGGCCAGTAAATCAACTCATGTTTCCAACATCAGTAATTCCCCAGCAATTTGTTGCTCCCGGAGTGAACTCATCGGCATCAGAGAATTTCGCGGAGTCTCCCATgaataagaaaaagagaatCAAATTTTCAATTCCTCTAGCTCCAACCGAGATGAATCAGGATAATTACCAGTCCGCGCCACAAGCAGTTAGGAAATGCTTGCATTGCGAGATAACAAAGACGCCTCAATGGAGAGCCGGTCCAATGGGACCAAAAACCCTCTGCAATGCCTGTGGCGTTCGCTACAAGAAAGGTCGTCTCTACCCTGAGTACCGCCCTGCTGCAAGTCCCACATTCGTTCCATCCTTGCACTCTAACTCTCACAAGAAGGTCCTGGAAATGAGAAGCAATGTCTTCCCCGAGGAGGATACGCATTACAAGCAAGCCAAGCCTAGACGTTCCCGCCCCCTTATCATTGTCCAAGCTGAGAACAACACCACAGCTAGTACTACTCCAACCGCGCAATCAGATCTCAACCCCGAGTAG